The Mangifera indica cultivar Alphonso chromosome 12, CATAS_Mindica_2.1, whole genome shotgun sequence DNA window taataaatctaaataGATGATGGATCAGTTAACTcctttaaacataaaattttttaatttaatacatataaaatatttatttattaaaattccaTTGActctttcaaaatttcattatcttctCATTGGTTTACTATGTTTtatctttattcaatttttattttttatgttttattcttaattttgttaatatcaatcgtattaataaaataatattcaattataaaaaattgttatacaacaatatgttatatatatatcttccactaaataaaaacaaaattatagaaCCAACCATCAAATCACTGAACAACATGgtacaaaattttacaaaataatattagtatgaTAAATTGGCTCTAACAAGCCTAATTATTGAGTCTCAATTCAATTGGTAAGACGAATCTGTAATCTAAAACAACGAGACTATGTAATAAATTAAGTATATCTATACAAGTATCAACATGTGATTTATTTTGAGATTGAAACTACGACAGAGGAATCAAGAAATTACGCATGAAGATGTCAAAGTGAATGTTCAACAAAGAGACTAAAGATAACGATTAATAGGGACATTATGAGAAATTGACAAGTAAATCAAGGAGGTCAAAAGGAAAAGGCTGTGCAAATAATTTGTCAAATGATTGAATTGGCATCGTACTGGGAAAATTATTTAGACCTTAAAAAGTCAActgatcattaaaaatattttgtcgTCTCTCTTTCTAcaccaattttctttttgtcaatGGTCTTCATGTTCAAATTTCTTTCGTGGAAACCAAGTGTTCGTTCGTTTATAGATTGAGCATTTGATCAACTAATTAGCAACATAGATATTAGtcacatatgatatattatacgtataatatattatatatgatataatataaatgacaaaaaatatatataatcttaagataaataaaaatttatacgatataatatatattttaattatataatataatatatattattaatacaaataggtataattatttaaataaatgataatgtgatctattaaattttaaaatattaattggtgtttgtaattatattttttaaaataatattgtgattatttgaatttttattattttttaaaaaataaataatataatataaaaaattaaaattttaatatttgataagaTAATAACTCCGCCGTTACCAAAACATGGTACCTACTGATCTACTCAATGCTAGCCATTGACTAGACCAACTGGCTAGTGATAAACCATGCTTATCATTGTTGGGTTTAAAATTATCAGCAGGCCCAAACTTGGTTTTCAAACCCGAAAAACTCTTCTGCTAAACAAATGTTGGGCTGCTTCAGCGCAACATTCTGCCCTCACGACCTTAGGGATTTGTTTTAGTAGTggattgaaagattgaatagTATGAGACTTTTCACTTATGTGAAAAAACGCTTGGATTAACCAGTTTGGGTCTAAATAGTAATAGAttacatcaaaataaaatttaactttttgacTATAACAGTTATGAGATTAATCATTATAACTTGGAGGATTTACTTGTTCAATAAAATCGTGCAAGGTTCCTCTCGTCAATGAAAAAAGCATTCTGCTCTCACATGTGCCTAGTCCTCTTTACTTTGTCTTTCAAATTATCAAACATATTCAACCTATAAGTGTAAATCAGGAGTATAGTTGATCTGAATCAAATGTTAGATCAAGattagatcaaatttataatagttAGTACAATGTTTAGTTTAACTCATTCAACTCGTAAAtaatatcacaaaaaaaaaaatagttatcgaagaagaaaatgattcaATACGATAACACGATGAAACATCaatctcaaatcaaatttaaattgaaatccttttatTTCAAACCATGTTAAACAATAACACGTGTCCGCTCGAACTCATATCAATCAAACcccatccaaattttattacaattattattattttcaaaatgggatttagaaaattaattgaaacattaattgagagaatataataataatttttaatatttattttatctgtaattctaaatattaaaaaaattacaaaatttaaaaaaaaaaccccaaaagGAGAGAACGAGTGAGGCAAGGCAAAGGAAGGGAAAGCGAAGGCTCTGTGTTGTGTGCGTCTCCAATCTCCTTCCATTTGCATCTTCCTGGCAGGCACAAACACACTCATACTTACATACAACAAAGAGAGACATCTAAATACTCCAAAGCCATCTTCATTTCttcataaaattgattttaaatcttCTGTACACAGTTACAATGCTTTAATTGACGAGTTTTTTTGATGTCTCTCCCCAATAAACGCACAATCAGCAACATCAATACCACCAATACTTATCACTCCTCCATGAAGAAGGCTAAGTCTCAGGCCGTCGCCTGCTCCGTCGACCCCGCCAAGAACGGTCTCCACCATGACTTTAATAATGCCAATAACCCAGAGAATGATGTCGTTTTCGACACATCTTCTATGTCCCTCGATGAGGATCTTAAAACCGACGAATCTCGTGCCCCTGCCGCCGCCAATTTGGGACGCAAGAAAGCCCAGCCGCCTCAGCCCGCGAAAAAGCTTGTTATCAAGCTTGTTAAAGGTACGGTTTTGATCATTGGGGAAGAATTTTATGCTTTTTGTTCACCGTTTTGATTAGGGTTTGTGTCGTTTTTAGGTTATAGTGAGGTTAAATGTTGGGTATCTGAGTGATTCTTTGTGGGAATTCTGCTTGCTAAGTTAATCAATTACCTTCGTAATTCGTTTGGATTGGTTAGATTAAGGTCTGAGTAGCGGTTTTGTGTGTTAACAAGTACATTTGTGGAAATTTAGCTTTGATCGATCGTGGAgtagttgaattttttatgggaattttaataaatcaagcGTAGAGACTTACTCatgattcaaattttggatCTGTCACTTGTTATTCGTTAGGAAACCTTTAACTTTTGGTTGAACAGCTGTATCTAATTGGTctcattttcttgaaatttgtCTTCTTAGTTTTATTGGTCAGAAAGGAAAGAATGGGACCAAGCTAGGGTTTTTAGTATGTGATAGGAAATTGATCTaattttagtaaattatttgGAAAAAAGAAATCTTAGGTTTGTGTTAATATGATTACCATCTGGGTGCTACATAAATGTGTTGGGGTGATGCGTAACCTTGCTTTCACATAACAAGCCTTTTTAAAATACATCACTTACGGGTGATTTCATTTGTTCAAGTTATTGCaaaatgttttggtttttagATAACTAAGGGGAGAAATCAGGTTTGTTACAGTATTCTTATGAGCTATTTCTGGGCTACTTGACaaccttttttcctgttcttttGTAGAGTTTATTGATATTCCCATTTTACATGTCCTAAGTCTGTCATCCCATTAAGTTATTAATGAAGTTTGGACCTGTCCTAATTCTATATGATACAATAACAAGCTTTGTATATTTTCTTATACTTGCAGAGTAAAGACAAGTTCTTTTTGTCACATGTGTATCTACTTCTTGCTGTTTTACATGTCCAAAGTCTGTCATCCCATAAAGTAGTTTTTGTCTGTAGGATTGCTAATCTGATTCATACTGCATTCTGTGAATGTTTAACTGCGACCAGAAAGCCTTTTTGAAGTATATTAGTACTAGTACCAGCTGTTGCGAAATTTGGCATCTcaaagttttgttttctttctttgaagCTAAACCAACACTGCCCTCAAATTTTGAGGAGGATACATGGGCAAAGCTGAAGTCAGCTATAAAAGCTATATTCTTGAAGCAACCAGATTCCTGTGACTTAGAGAAGCTATATCaggtataaatttatacaattttctttctttagttGTAAATCTGGAGCTTTTCTTTATATAATACTTGTTATCTGTGAGGTTTTTCAAAATTGACCATAATATTTTCCTTAGGCTGTCAATGATCTTTGCTTGCACAAGATGGGAGGAAATCTTTATCAACGGATTGAAAAGGAGTGTGAAGCACATATATCTGCAGCACTTCAATCATTGGTTGGTCAAAGCCCTGATTTGGTGGTTTTCTTATCACTTGTTGAGAGATGCTGGCAGGATCTTTGTGATCAGATGTTGATGATTCGTGGTATAGCATTGTATCTAGATAGAACATACGTGAAACAAACACCCAATGTGCGCTCGTTGTGGGACATGGGCTTGCAGCTTTTCCGGAAACATCTTTCTTCATATTCAGAAGTTGAGCATAAAACTGTCACTGGTCTTTTGAGAATGATTGAGAGAGAAAGGTAACTCTAAGAAGTCAAATTAAACAGGCTGGAAATTATTGGATTTCCTTGATGGTTGTTGAcaatgagtcgatatatctgttagtttaatatcattttccatcttcatcatcttcttcttctttctgttaaatttttttttcaatgatttgCATCTTGGCatttcattgttttattaatttatttttggactGGTTTCAGATTAGGTGAAGCTGTTGATAGAACTCTTCTTAATCATCTTTTGAAGATGTTTACTGCTCTAGGAATTTACACAGAAAGCTTTGAGAAGCCGTTTCTTGAGTGTACATCTGAATTTTATGCTGCAGAAGGCATGAAATACATGCAGCAATCAGATGTTCCAGATTACTTGAAGCATGTGGAGGTAGATTTGTTTTTCTTGTGGCTCTATCATAGGTGATGTTGCCACTGTAGTGTTGtagttttcttatttaattttttaattgttttggttTATTACTTTGTTCTGGTCGACTGAGAATGTTTTTGtctatatgattatatgatatatGTTGATAAATGTAAGATTTGTGGGTTACTTGTTCTGACAGATAAGGTTGCATGAAGAGCACGAAAGATGTGTTCTTTACTTGGACGCCAGTACAAGAAAGCCACTTATAGCAACTGCAGAAAGACAACTTCTTGAGCGCCATATATCTGCAATTCTAGACAAGGTCtggatttggtttttttttaagttctcTGTCCCCCTCAATATTAATATGTTAGAATTCCTATTGGGTTTGAGTTATTATCGTTTCTTTGATCTATTCAGGGGTTCACAATGCTGATGGATGGGCATCGTACTGAGGACCTTCAAAGGATGTATGTGCTGATTTTGAGGGTTAATGCCCTTGAATCGTTAAGGCAGGCTCTTGCATCTTATATTCGAAGAACTGGGCATAGCATTGTTATGGatgaagagaaagataaagatATGGTTTCCTCCCTTTTAGAGTTTAAGACTTCCCTTGACACAATATGGGAAGAAAGCTTTTCCAAAAATGAAGCATTTTGCAATACCATTAAGGATGCTTTCGAGCATCTAATTAATTTGCGTCAGGTCAGCATGCCTTACTCTTGTTAATTTTCCTTACCTTGAATGCAGTGGTATAATATATTTAGGAAAAAAAGCACAACATGCCTTTATGTGTTTGTTAAATGAATGATTTGCATGGTATGGAAATAACTATTAATCGTGGTGAAGATAGTAGAGTGGCATTTGGGGAGactgttatttattattgtcaatATTTGAGATGATGTTAATACATCAAAACTGGTACTATGTCTGAGTCAATATATTGTTTTCTAATTCTATTATCCTCCCTGttccctttctctctttttaagATAAGGTCTGTTAAGAAAGATTTTATAGTTCTGGTGGTCAAATAAAGAGTGTAGGGCTTgtagttttaattttgtatttaccTCCTTGCTCAGAAGTTACATGCATACCTCCATTAGTTGGCATCACTGactacttttgagtttgcaaATTAATTGTATAGGAGCTTCCAAGCCTTCCTACTGAAGGCAGTGTTTTTAATCCCTACATTCTTAGGGTCACTTGGCATACTAATGATCATTGTTACCTGAAGGGGCTGTTTGGTTTCAATCaataaagattactttggtaatctatcttttattacttatagtaatttgtttggtttgttaataataaaatattacagtaatattctattattaatagtgatataacgggtaatataggtgataatctgattatcatcttcatcttaggtattaaaagattactaaggtaatattgattttattataattatattcttatttattaatttttatggcaaaaataacctcattttcaattaatataataagtaatataaaatgtattttaaaataattatatttatgggtatttaagtaaattaatttaccagtattattttattacttataaccaaatataataattatttgtatctactcatttttatcaaattttatcaaacatagtaatcatttatactcagtaatttttctaaataatctatcttcaaggtaatctttcaattttggtaataaaacattactcaaaccaaacgcctctTAAATGCTCTGAATGTTGATGTGTCATGCTGTGGCAAGTATGCTGATGCAAAATCATATTCTTGTGGCCTCCATCTAGGGTTGATCTTGGGCCCTAGTTCATATTGTTTGCTAGTCCTGGGCAGCATTTGGGTTGTTCTACAGCCATCACCACTGATTTGTATATCATATCTCAACTTTTTAAGCCTAAAAGTTTGCTTTATTTAATAGAACCGACCTGCTGAGTTGATTGCAAAGTTTCTGGATGAGAAGCTTCGTGCTGGGAACAAGGGTACTTCTGAAGAGGAATTGGAGGGTACTCTTGATAAAGTTTTGGTTTTATTCAGGTTTATCCAGGTAAATGTTGTGTCCTTCATTGAAGGCATTGAATTTATTGTCACATTAGACCAAAGTTTAATGTCTTCTGGTACTTCTTTTGTGTTGTCattacttttttgttttgtaatcACCTTTACTAACGgatgtcttttcttttttcaaataaacaTAGGGTAAGGATGTGTTTGAGGCATTCTATAAGAAGGATCTTGCAAAAAGGTTACTGTTGGGAAAGAGTGCTTCTATAGATGCTGAGAAATCTATGATTTCTAAGGTTAATTTCCTTTTCTTAGTAGATGGTTTTGACTTATTATTTAGCTATCATTTTACAAATATGTATTTCTAATGCAGCTAAAGACCGAATGTGGTAGTCAGTTTACGAACAAACTTGAAGGAATGTTCAAGGTCTGCATGTTTCCTCCTTATAATATTCTGCTTCGGGAGATGTGATTTACCTTTGTGCCatttttaactctaatagtGTGTTCACATTGCTGAATGACTGATCCTTTATGACTAAAATCTGTTTGactataattaaaagattagaTCCTTCACCATATGAAGGCAAGATGATTATGTAGATAACAGTGACATGACCTTGAAATCCCTGAAAATTCTATATGATTAGCTCTTTGAAGATGCAGATATGCTCATATTTAATGCCAAGATCAATATTCCACTATTACTGTGACATGCTTGTCTTATGTGCATACTTGTTTGACATATGAATTatccttttcattttcaattaagggATGCAATTGAGCTCTTGATTTACATGGCCAACAGCCACTGTATTCTCAGCTCTCGAAGATTGTACGGTTCGGTGGGGGCTCTAGCTTCAAACTTGGGTTTGCTAAGAAAGCTTGGGGaatttttggattataaaaaaaaagattcagtTTCTTAGATGGCCACTTAAAATAAAGCTCTTGTTTTTATCTCTTACATGCATAATTTGTTTGGTAGTGTAATTTTATGGCTGCGTAACTCAGCTTTTACAATGActtaatattcatttttgtaattctttttCCCACCACTTTTTCACAGGATATTGAATTATCAAAGGAGATAAATGAATCCTTCAAACAGTCATCCCAGGCAAGGACAAAACTCCCATCGGGGATTGAGATGAGTGTTCATGTCTTAACAACAGGGTAAGTTGAGATCTTGGATCCTATCTTAGCATAATTCTGGCTAgtgtaattatgattttaccaCTTAATGATTCTGAGGTATCTAATGTCTGTCTGGTTGGCTTGCATGCAGGTACTGGCCCACATATCCGCCCATGGATGTTAGACTACCTCATGAATTGAATGTTTATCAGGTTTGGTAAAAATTGCCGATGGTTCTTTCCGGTTACAGGTACTTGGCATATGTGGTGCACAGTGtgacatttttctctctttttgcaCAGGACATTTTTAAAGAGTTCTACTTAAGCAAGTACAGTGGAAGGCGCTTAATGTGGCAAAATTCATTAGGCCACTGTGTGTTGAAGGCAGAGTTTCCAAAAGGTAAAAAGGAGCTGGCGGTTTCCCTATTCCAGGTTGGTATTGTATGCTCGGTTGCATTTTGAATTTAGTTGCTTTAACTCTATTGCTTTAATTGACATGAATTATGTTGCTAATTTTAATATTGCCTGTGTCACGCTCTTATGATTTCAGACAGTAGTTTTGATGCTTTTTAATGATGCCCAAAAGCTTAGCTTTCAAGATATTAAGGATGCCACTGGCATAGAGGACAAGGAATTAAGAAGAACGCTACAGTCCCTTGCATGTGGTAAAGTTCGCGTCCTGCAAAAGGTAAACTGTTACTTGTGTTTGCTTGCGAGCTCAATTGTGTATACTGATAAAATTGGTCtatgtttgattttcttcttaTCCTCATTTCTATATTCTGCAGTTGCCAAAAGGGAGGGATGTGGAGGATGATGATTCATTTGTCTTCAATGAAGGATTTACTGCCCCTCTTTATCGTATTAAGGTATGCTCATCTGTTTAATTATGTAACTTATACGACAATGGCAATCTCAAACTTTCCCCAAGCCTAACAAGAACAAACACACACTTTCTTTGAAATGCAGGTAAATGCAATCCAGATGAAGGAAACAGTGGAGGAGAATACAAGCACTACTGAGAGAGTATTTCAGGACCGACAATATCAGGTTCACCACTGCCTCTGtatcatattcataaaaaacaaatatttaaacattttttcataTGTTTAATGAAGTGATGAGCTAgctagataatttattattaattgttcaatttttttttcaggttgATGCTGCAATTGTTCGGATAATGAAGACAAGGAAAGTCTTAAGTCACACCCTTCTGATAACTGAGCTCTTCCAACAGGTAAACATCATTCCATATTACGTTAACTTCTCTATATGCATGGTGAAAGCCTTGCTGTGTAGGTTGCATTTTATGACATGCATTGTTATCTTCTCGATTGTTTCATTCCCATGATTGCTTAATCATATCGAAAAAACTTAATAGTGTTATGAAGGCACTATTTGATTGAGATAAGATGCATTGAAGAAACTGATGAGTTGGGGgtaaaattttgtgaaattgtcTTGAACAGCTTAAATTTCCCATAAAGCCAGCTGATCTGAAGAAAAGGATTGAAAGCCTGATTGACAGGGAGTACCTGGAGCGTGACAAGAACAACCCACAGATATACAATTACTTGGCTTAATCCACCTAATCACATACACACATaaatctaaaatcaaaatcttttcCTTGACAATGACATGGGAAATTTCTGTCCAAAATCCTTATGCGGCAACAAAATGTTACTTCCCTTTTGTCAAGAAGAGTACTACTGTACAGAAAGCTGTagtccttttttctttttttattatttttgctgAATTAACATTGTAATTGTAAATCTTATTTGGCATTTGTCTTGATACACTCATTCTGGACTTGAGTTTGTTCAAATAAGTTGTTCTTTGCATcctgttttcaatttttaaatcttgattagGTTCTGTGAAGAAGAGTTTTAGAAGAAAGGGTAGGAACACGATACAATGAATATGCCAGTACTTTTCTTTACAATTTCACCCAGATTTGGAAGTGCAAGCAAGACTAAGATACAAACTCTCTTACATGATTATATGTTACTGTTGAATTCCATGTTCATATCTGGGACATTGTTACGTGTATTTAGTTTTAcgtatctaattgaatatttaaatgatatatcatcatgtgattgagtgttattttatctttaatttaaaatgatcaaaatattatcaaaacacATTATGTCAAATTATATGAATACccaattagatactcaaaattaggtatatgaaattttattgttatacctATTGTTAGTGCATGAATTTTGTATATAGGTTTATACCTATGGGTAATACTGTACAtacctattttgggtacacaaatgtgtatgcacttatttatatcattatgtgattaaatattattttatcttaattttaaaatcatctaatcatgtgatgatgcatataaattagtatatatttgtgtatctaaagtgggtatatataattttattgtatatctATTGATTGTGCATGAAGTTTGTATCCATCTTTATatcttaaatcaaactattaaattaGAGTTTCAATATAACATcgatcaaatcaaactatagaATTGACTTGagtaaattcaaattacatCCTTCCTTTAATAGTGATAAGATTAATTGTAATTATGTGGCTGGTTAAGAAAGAGGATTAAGCTTGAATTTTAGTACCAAACAATGTTGTTTAAAGTATTTTCGTTCGATTATGTTGATAATTAAGAGGAAAATAAGAGGAGATTGGTATCAGGGCGATGCATCAACGATGATTGGCAAGtaaatttgaatgtttttaattttgattttgatttttttttggttgatctGGTCCAGGAAAACAGAGCTCATTCACTATGAAAATTATTCTGACAAAAGTTTCAAGAAAATTGAATCTTAGACCTAATTTATAAGTCAGCACTTGCTTATtagtgaaataacccttatcataatttcaaaattcaattcaagatcaattatatattatatttttaataaaattatatgtacatatatttaattttaatttattagttttttttttatgatttgttGGACTTAAgttgacttaaatttaaatttgttttaagttaaaaattaagtCGGTTTGTACACCAAATATGTTTAACATTAAAGAATATGTATTTAAGTTGTTCTTAGTAAATTTGTTCTAGAAGGATTTTTCCaagtgtaaaataaaaaaagacctagtttgaaaatgcatctcactataaatggaaacaaaaattttaatgagcATGAATTTATTACTAAATAAAATGGGATTTTGtagtttgaaaatctttaaaaaaatatctagtTAACTATTCATAGTCAGTTActttattaatgtaattaattaattcctAATATGGGAAAATAGacttaaaaattcattaatatgCCATATCACTTTGTATGCTTAATTTGGTATGTAAATGGTGcccaaaaccaaaaaatcgGTGATTATcattttcccacctaaagtttggcCTAAAGACTTTTATCATCTCTTGAATGCATAAATCACATATTTCCACCCAACCtcactcaatttaaaaaaaaaaaactaacgaAACAAGggcaaattaataatttcatcatcgaatatttcgaaaaaaaaaaaattgaaaagaataacTAACTCTTTGACAAATTTTGCTTTAATGTTTTAAACATGACATTGTAGCCATTTCATAGGTTCAGAAACTTgcaatttaaattattgtaaatCTTTAGAAACCCTAATGTTCATGTGCTCAACATTGTTTTATCATGTCTAGCTTCTTGGCATTGGTCAAGATGTTCTCAGAGTCATTGACTTGGAGATTTCATCATGGTAGCACactgaatttgaagatttcaTCAACTTGTCGTTTCTTCTCAAAGTTAATACGGCTCGTTAATTagcaaaaaaaatcataaatggaCTTGTTGGTGaagattttattgaaattttcaatgtCAATGTTGATGTATTCAAAAGTGTTGTTGGATTTAATCTCATTGGTGGAGTTGAAATCACTATTGTTTAACTTAATGAACTTACAGTTCAACTCAAATATAATATCagtaaaactctaaaattttaaaatcttgcatttatattcataaaatcttacttatttactttaaatatgaaagtaattgataagtatataaattactaaatttaagCAAGTGTCAACTTATAACTCAGATCCCAAGTTTGATTCAGCTAggtcataaaattttttttttttaatgaattccCTAGTTTAAATGGCCATAGCATAACTTTCTTTGAATTAAAAAGAGAACTTAGTCTCATTGCACGAAAGCTGACTTTGAACTAATCCCAAACAAAGGCCAGCTCGAATTTAGCTCAAATCCATTACTaaattggaagaagaatcatcgGCAAACTAGTTTTCCAATGCAGCGATGCCGgcatagagagagagagagagttcgAACTGAGCCGAACATGGATTTGAGCTCAAATCGACCCCTATGTTTAAGGCAACCAAATAATACATGAAAGTGTCATGCAAAGTCTCAAAAACCAACAAAGCATAAAAATGATAGAGAACATGACATTCACACTGAAGCACCATCAATGACCTTCCTGTCAGTATAAAAAGGAAAGCACCATGGATAATTATGCTGCTAATGAATATAACCAACCTGATTAATCTAAATCTAATGACCG harbors:
- the LOC123193134 gene encoding cullin-4-like; the encoded protein is MSLPNKRTISNINTTNTYHSSMKKAKSQAVACSVDPAKNGLHHDFNNANNPENDVVFDTSSMSLDEDLKTDESRAPAAANLGRKKAQPPQPAKKLVIKLVKAKPTLPSNFEEDTWAKLKSAIKAIFLKQPDSCDLEKLYQAVNDLCLHKMGGNLYQRIEKECEAHISAALQSLVGQSPDLVVFLSLVERCWQDLCDQMLMIRGIALYLDRTYVKQTPNVRSLWDMGLQLFRKHLSSYSEVEHKTVTGLLRMIERERLGEAVDRTLLNHLLKMFTALGIYTESFEKPFLECTSEFYAAEGMKYMQQSDVPDYLKHVEIRLHEEHERCVLYLDASTRKPLIATAERQLLERHISAILDKGFTMLMDGHRTEDLQRMYVLILRVNALESLRQALASYIRRTGHSIVMDEEKDKDMVSSLLEFKTSLDTIWEESFSKNEAFCNTIKDAFEHLINLRQNRPAELIAKFLDEKLRAGNKGTSEEELEGTLDKVLVLFRFIQGKDVFEAFYKKDLAKRLLLGKSASIDAEKSMISKLKTECGSQFTNKLEGMFKDIELSKEINESFKQSSQARTKLPSGIEMSVHVLTTGYWPTYPPMDVRLPHELNVYQDIFKEFYLSKYSGRRLMWQNSLGHCVLKAEFPKGKKELAVSLFQTVVLMLFNDAQKLSFQDIKDATGIEDKELRRTLQSLACGKVRVLQKLPKGRDVEDDDSFVFNEGFTAPLYRIKVNAIQMKETVEENTSTTERVFQDRQYQVDAAIVRIMKTRKVLSHTLLITELFQQLKFPIKPADLKKRIESLIDREYLERDKNNPQIYNYLA